Proteins encoded together in one Mycoplasma miroungirhinis window:
- a CDS encoding TIGR00282 family metallophosphoesterase codes for MYVKNSDNEINIVFFGDIFGDPGINVVKKYIDKIKVEYKPDFLIAQAENVSGRKGFRPEEYQKLKEIGIDAFTLGNHVWAEESIINIIDNDDVIRPANIKNTYPGSGYREFKVKNFTIGIVSMMGIQFNILLNPWNEESADDFFNKIDDILKNHQPDFLIIDFHGETTSEKNVFSLYCDGKVSAVLGTHTHVQTNDARILPNGTYYCTDVGMCGPHNSAIGANYKEVYEKMRYGLRAKFQTSPNSCQINAIYFKLTKDKTKQEIKLINIIE; via the coding sequence ATGTATGTTAAAAATAGTGACAATGAAATTAATATAGTATTTTTTGGTGATATTTTTGGTGATCCAGGTATTAATGTCGTAAAAAAATACATAGATAAAATAAAAGTAGAATATAAACCCGACTTTTTAATAGCTCAAGCTGAAAATGTTTCAGGTAGAAAGGGTTTTAGACCTGAAGAATATCAAAAATTAAAAGAAATAGGAATTGATGCATTTACATTAGGAAATCATGTTTGAGCTGAAGAATCAATTATAAATATTATTGATAATGATGATGTTATAAGGCCAGCTAATATAAAAAATACATATCCTGGTAGCGGTTATCGTGAATTCAAAGTAAAAAATTTTACTATTGGAATAGTTTCAATGATGGGTATTCAATTTAATATTTTACTAAATCCTTGAAATGAAGAATCGGCTGATGATTTTTTTAATAAAATTGATGACATTTTAAAAAATCATCAACCGGATTTTCTAATTATAGATTTTCACGGTGAAACAACAAGTGAAAAAAATGTTTTTTCACTTTATTGTGATGGTAAAGTTTCAGCTGTTTTAGGAACTCATACCCATGTTCAAACTAATGATGCAAGAATTTTGCCTAATGGAACTTATTATTGTACAGATGTTGGAATGTGTGGGCCACATAATTCTGCTATAGGAGCAAATTATAAAGAAGTTTATGAAAAAATGCGTTATGGTTTAAGAGCAAAATTTCAAACTTCCCCTAATTCTTGTCAAATAAATGCTATTTATTTTAAATTAACTAAAGATAAAACTAAACAAGAAATCAAACTAATAAATATTATAGAATAA
- a CDS encoding site-specific integrase: MKKDEILFYKYFENWISIYKKGSIRNITFSKYKLTLGWIKKLAPDLRVCDIDRMTYQKILNDYAIYHEKQTTLDFHHHLKSCLLDAFDDGLILVNPTRKAVIKGKFPREKKTKFLSQFELQLLIKELKLEDKLNFDWLIFLVAKTGMRFSEVLGITPKDFDFTKQTLNVNKTWDYKENTGFSLTKNKTSNRKIQLDWLTSSRFALLVKDLDLEKPIFVWKKHIFNSTINDRLEKYCKRANIPVISIHGLRHTHASILLYAGVSIASVAKRLGHASMNTTEKIYLHIINELENKDIDLVMRSISNLF, encoded by the coding sequence ATGAAAAAAGATGAAATTTTATTTTATAAATATTTTGAAAACTGAATCTCAATATATAAAAAAGGATCGATAAGAAACATAACATTTTCTAAATATAAATTAACACTTGGTTGAATTAAAAAATTAGCACCAGATTTAAGAGTTTGCGACATTGATAGAATGACATATCAAAAAATATTAAATGATTATGCAATTTATCATGAAAAACAAACAACATTAGATTTTCATCATCATTTAAAAAGTTGCCTATTAGATGCTTTTGATGATGGATTGATTTTAGTAAATCCCACAAGAAAGGCAGTTATTAAAGGAAAATTCCCTCGTGAAAAAAAGACAAAATTTTTAAGTCAATTTGAATTACAATTATTAATTAAAGAACTAAAATTAGAAGATAAATTAAATTTTGATTGATTAATATTTTTAGTAGCAAAAACTGGAATGCGTTTTTCTGAAGTATTAGGAATTACACCTAAAGATTTTGATTTTACAAAACAAACTTTAAATGTTAATAAAACATGAGATTATAAAGAAAATACAGGATTTTCATTAACTAAAAATAAAACTTCCAATCGTAAAATTCAATTAGATTGATTAACAAGTTCAAGATTTGCTTTATTAGTAAAAGATCTTGATTTAGAAAAACCAATTTTTGTTTGAAAAAAACATATTTTTAACTCAACTATTAACGATAGATTAGAAAAATATTGTAAAAGAGCAAATATTCCTGTCATTTCTATTCATGGTCTACGTCATACACATGCATCTATTTTATTATATGCAGGTGTTTCTATTGCTTCAGTTGCAAAACGCTTAGGACATGCTAGTATGAATACAACCGAAAAAATTTATCTGCATATTATAAATGAACTAGAAAATAAAGATATAGATCTCGTAATGAGATCTATATCGAATTTATTTTAA
- a CDS encoding triose-phosphate isomerase, producing the protein MQKYYLIGNHKMNLTFSEEQKFINQFNKLYNDNTNSNIFVGIAVSPSNLALKHVTNFNHLKLGSQNLSIYQKGAYTGEVSAHQIKNLLVDFTILGHSERRIYFQDNPSLINTRIKNAIENNLNVILCIGETKEEYQSNQTIQSLTYQIDEALKNIENPAQIIISYEPIWSIGTGLVSSNEHLKDIYNFLEQKLPQTTFLYGGSAKPSNILHLLEIPQIKGFLVGNASLEAETFYEMYKILMNVGK; encoded by the coding sequence ATGCAAAAATATTATTTAATCGGTAATCATAAAATGAATTTAACTTTTTCAGAGGAACAAAAATTTATAAATCAATTTAATAAATTGTACAACGACAATACAAATTCAAATATATTTGTAGGTATTGCAGTGAGTCCGAGTAATTTAGCCTTAAAACATGTAACAAATTTTAATCATTTAAAATTAGGTTCGCAAAATTTATCCATTTATCAAAAAGGTGCATATACTGGTGAAGTTTCAGCTCATCAAATTAAAAATTTATTAGTTGATTTCACAATTTTAGGTCATTCAGAAAGAAGAATATATTTTCAAGACAATCCTTCTTTAATTAATACTAGAATTAAAAATGCAATTGAAAACAATTTAAATGTAATTTTATGTATTGGAGAAACAAAAGAAGAATATCAATCTAATCAAACTATTCAATCACTAACATATCAAATAGATGAAGCTTTAAAAAATATTGAAAATCCAGCACAAATTATTATAAGTTATGAACCTATATGATCAATTGGTACTGGATTAGTTTCTTCAAATGAACATTTAAAAGACATATATAACTTTTTAGAACAAAAATTGCCACAGACTACTTTTTTATACGGTGGTTCTGCTAAACCTTCAAATATTTTACATCTATTAGAAATTCCACAGATTAAAGGATTTTTAGTTGGAAATGCATCACTAGAAGCTGAAACTTTTTATGAAATGTATAAAATTTTAATGAATGTAGGAAAATAA
- the recA gene encoding recombinase RecA, which yields MEKTQIESILKEIEKKFGKESIMYLGQKSDLNCKTFSTGSLTLNKALGIDGWPKGRIVEIYGPESSGKTTLALHAIAEIQKNGGIAAFIDAEHSIDPIYARNLGVKIDELILSQPDSGEQALEIVDILTKSGNIDLIVVDSVAALVTEAELSGEMRDQTIGGQARLMSKALRKITSSLAKNETTVIFINQIREKVGVIFGNPETTPGGKALKFYSSVRAEVRKVSNITDNNEISGNLVKIKIVKNKLSAPFKTANVEIIFSKGIDKIGEIIDLAEKFQIFVKKGSWYSYNQQNIAQGKSNLKIYLVQHEDVLKEITNLVLEQLAND from the coding sequence ATGGAAAAAACACAAATTGAATCTATTTTAAAAGAAATAGAAAAAAAATTCGGTAAAGAATCGATTATGTATTTAGGTCAAAAATCTGATTTAAATTGTAAAACCTTTTCAACTGGATCTCTTACACTTAATAAAGCTTTAGGAATAGATGGATGACCTAAGGGACGTATTGTTGAAATATATGGACCTGAAAGTAGTGGAAAAACTACTTTAGCATTACATGCTATAGCTGAAATACAAAAAAATGGAGGAATAGCAGCGTTTATCGACGCAGAACACTCTATTGATCCAATTTATGCTCGTAATTTAGGAGTAAAAATTGATGAATTAATTTTATCTCAACCAGATAGTGGAGAACAAGCATTAGAAATAGTTGATATTTTAACAAAATCCGGTAATATTGACTTAATTGTTGTTGATTCAGTTGCTGCTTTAGTAACTGAAGCAGAACTATCTGGTGAAATGCGAGACCAAACTATTGGAGGTCAAGCTAGATTAATGTCAAAAGCATTAAGAAAAATTACATCAAGTTTAGCAAAAAATGAAACTACAGTAATTTTTATTAACCAAATTAGAGAAAAAGTAGGGGTTATTTTTGGAAATCCAGAAACTACACCAGGTGGAAAAGCTCTAAAATTTTATTCTTCAGTTAGAGCAGAAGTTAGAAAAGTAAGCAATATAACTGATAATAACGAAATAAGTGGAAACTTAGTAAAAATTAAAATTGTAAAAAATAAACTATCAGCACCTTTTAAAACGGCAAATGTAGAAATAATTTTTTCAAAAGGTATTGACAAAATTGGAGAAATTATTGATTTAGCTGAAAAATTTCAAATTTTTGTAAAAAAAGGTTCATGATACTCATATAATCAACAAAATATTGCACAAGGAAAATCTAATTTAAAAATTTATCTTGTACAACATGAAGATGTTTTAAAAGAAATTACTAATTTAGTACTTGAACAATTAGCAAATGACTAA
- a CDS encoding type I restriction enzyme subunit R domain-containing protein, translating into MGLIKEKIVTEIHDLLQLGTLPGYDFFDDKQPLYLKLFKGKEFTAYFDNPDAIYQIATETTFQINDDSKKDVRTDILLLINGLPIYNIELKKEKSNIQAAVNQLKNYSELLFNKKLYCDNKQQVMYKFVQILVAMSENEMIYTPNQTDVQNISSKPEEWFNWTNENNSKIYNYEQVVKTFFKIPLTHNLIARYASANTNIDQLMVLRSYQIHAIEAALKNVEEVIETHKEHQLNKIGYVWHTTGSGKTFTSFKLAQLLKRIYPDRKVVHVVDRRSLNQQTNFQFKKYANDDSKDDKYIIKISQPTNSHYLKQKLEAASQKEIIITSIQLIHEIKTINVNTEKFIFVFDEAHRSTDGEWFIQFKQNFKNAMVIGFTGTPILDDEKDKDGEKTLTEKIFGHEIHHYTMQEGIRDKKVLPFTIKLDFRKELLEFFGILDFMKSNRLEYQDSTEKFKYFHNDKADKSEFYKKYIKPYENGIFSRNDFDNARLTFLNLLEDSEKDNDLKLKLEEQLSLLGYFESDIYKKWIVEEIIADRQDNKSRIWSGIFAVSSIEEAIWYYEQFQEDISKLSEEKKIKVSVLFDFSLPSDSDKYIKRLDFLKSLLDQYNKNYGTNYNVKEHLSEGIFKTNIEQRLAQDIREENINKTITDNGTSSQKLDLLIVVDQLLTGYDSKFVNTIYFDKEITQKYAIIQAISRTNRIYPYKNYGKVHFFKKPIQMKNNLEKALKMYANITPEQFNSFIEEYKPEKIFAKIIEQYKILENIRKKLQIPENYSKIPPKLMETDFINLNNLTKDNINNFLQIFNNIFNYRKKWYYLDQDQREKFSANPVIKNIETTTWWNILKRRYQDLLSLMKKTTNLSKTDERNLINFELFENNSNNLDFNFNIKVDDNYLENLKTPLTREYVIDKLYEQQKLYEYSEQIIIDQLIEDIKNETYIIDNYNFLKNLKEEIETYIIKYKNKQKKIMSYFFQT; encoded by the coding sequence TTGGGTTTAATAAAAGAGAAAATAGTCACTGAAATTCATGATTTATTACAATTAGGTACATTACCTGGTTATGATTTTTTTGATGACAAACAACCGCTATATTTAAAGTTATTCAAAGGTAAAGAATTTACAGCATATTTTGATAATCCTGATGCGATATACCAAATTGCTACTGAAACTACATTTCAAATTAATGATGATTCCAAAAAAGATGTAAGAACTGATATTTTATTACTAATTAATGGATTACCGATTTATAATATTGAATTAAAAAAAGAAAAATCTAATATTCAAGCAGCAGTTAATCAACTAAAAAATTATAGTGAATTATTATTTAATAAAAAACTTTATTGCGATAATAAACAACAAGTAATGTATAAATTCGTTCAAATTTTAGTAGCTATGTCAGAAAATGAAATGATTTATACACCAAATCAAACTGATGTTCAAAATATAAGTTCAAAACCAGAAGAATGATTTAATTGAACAAATGAAAATAATTCCAAAATTTATAATTACGAACAAGTTGTCAAAACATTTTTTAAAATTCCTTTAACTCATAATTTAATTGCTCGTTATGCATCAGCTAATACTAATATAGATCAATTGATGGTTCTTAGAAGTTACCAAATCCATGCAATTGAAGCAGCACTTAAAAATGTTGAAGAAGTAATTGAAACTCATAAAGAACATCAATTAAATAAAATCGGTTACGTTTGACATACAACTGGTTCAGGGAAAACTTTTACTAGTTTTAAATTAGCACAATTATTAAAAAGAATATACCCAGATCGAAAAGTAGTTCATGTTGTTGATCGTCGTTCATTAAATCAACAAACGAATTTTCAATTTAAAAAATATGCAAACGATGATAGTAAAGATGATAAATATATTATAAAAATATCTCAACCTACTAATTCACATTATTTAAAACAAAAACTTGAAGCAGCATCTCAAAAAGAAATCATTATTACTTCTATCCAATTAATCCATGAAATTAAAACTATAAATGTAAATACTGAAAAATTTATTTTTGTTTTTGATGAAGCTCATCGTTCAACTGATGGTGAATGATTTATTCAATTTAAACAAAACTTTAAAAATGCAATGGTAATTGGTTTTACAGGTACTCCAATTTTAGATGATGAAAAAGATAAAGATGGTGAAAAAACTTTAACTGAAAAAATTTTCGGTCATGAAATTCATCACTACACGATGCAAGAAGGAATTAGAGATAAAAAAGTTTTACCCTTTACAATTAAATTAGATTTTAGAAAAGAATTATTAGAGTTTTTTGGAATTTTAGATTTTATGAAATCAAATCGTTTAGAATATCAAGATAGTACTGAGAAATTTAAGTATTTTCACAATGATAAAGCTGATAAATCAGAATTTTATAAAAAATATATTAAACCATATGAAAATGGTATTTTTTCAAGAAATGATTTTGATAATGCGAGATTGACTTTTTTAAATTTACTAGAAGATAGTGAAAAAGATAATGATTTAAAATTAAAATTAGAAGAACAATTATCATTATTAGGTTATTTTGAAAGTGATATTTATAAAAAATGAATAGTTGAAGAAATAATAGCTGATAGACAAGATAACAAAAGCAGAATATGAAGTGGTATTTTTGCAGTTAGCAGCATTGAAGAAGCGATTTGATACTATGAGCAATTTCAAGAGGACATTTCTAAATTAAGTGAAGAAAAGAAAATAAAAGTTTCAGTTTTATTTGATTTTTCTCTTCCTTCTGATTCAGATAAATATATTAAACGTTTAGATTTTTTAAAATCTCTTTTAGATCAATATAATAAAAATTATGGTACTAATTACAATGTTAAAGAACATTTATCAGAAGGAATATTTAAAACTAATATTGAACAAAGATTAGCTCAAGATATAAGAGAAGAAAATATTAATAAAACTATTACTGATAACGGTACATCATCACAAAAATTAGACTTATTAATTGTTGTTGACCAACTTTTAACAGGTTATGATTCAAAATTTGTGAATACTATTTATTTTGATAAGGAAATTACTCAAAAATATGCAATTATTCAAGCTATTTCAAGAACTAACAGAATATATCCTTATAAAAATTATGGCAAAGTGCACTTTTTTAAAAAACCTATTCAAATGAAAAATAACTTAGAAAAAGCATTAAAAATGTATGCTAATATAACACCTGAACAATTTAATAGTTTTATCGAAGAATACAAACCCGAAAAAATTTTTGCAAAAATTATAGAACAGTACAAAATTTTAGAAAATATTCGTAAAAAACTACAAATCCCTGAAAATTATAGTAAAATTCCTCCAAAATTAATGGAAACAGATTTTATCAATTTAAATAATTTAACAAAAGATAATATCAATAATTTTTTACAGATATTTAATAACATTTTTAATTATCGTAAAAAATGATATTATTTAGACCAAGATCAAAGAGAAAAATTTAGTGCAAATCCTGTTATTAAAAACATAGAAACAACTACATGATGAAATATTTTAAAAAGAAGATATCAGGATTTATTATCATTGATGAAAAAAACAACAAATTTATCAAAAACTGATGAAAGAAATTTAATTAACTTTGAATTATTTGAAAATAATTCCAATAATTTAGATTTTAATTTCAATATTAAAGTTGATGATAATTATTTAGAAAATCTTAAAACTCCTTTAACAAGAGAATATGTTATTGATAAATTATATGAACAACAGAAATTATATGAATACAGTGAACAAATAATAATAGATCAATTGATTGAAGATATTAAAAATGAAACTTATATTATTGATAATTATAATTTTTTAAAAAATCTTAAAGAAGAAATTGAAACATACATAATAAAATATAAAAATAAACAAAAAAAAATAATGTCTTATTTTTTTCAAACTTAA
- a CDS encoding transcription antitermination factor NusB — translation MDSIDKIKKTVNFSYDRMKQRMEYISILYQCELLEKDINIDKLFDDININENKVQTIEKLKFTLPKIKHLLKLATNDRQWEQIEPLIRAILIYGVFEMNFNEPALVINEMINITKIYSPGNAYKFVNGILDKFKR, via the coding sequence ATGGATTCAATTGATAAAATTAAAAAAACAGTTAACTTTTCATATGATAGAATGAAACAAAGAATGGAATATATATCTATTTTATATCAATGTGAACTTTTAGAAAAAGATATAAATATTGACAAACTTTTTGATGATATTAATATAAATGAAAATAAAGTTCAAACAATTGAAAAATTAAAATTCACTTTACCCAAAATCAAACATTTATTAAAATTAGCCACAAATGATCGACAATGAGAACAAATTGAACCTTTGATAAGAGCTATTCTAATTTATGGAGTTTTTGAAATGAATTTTAATGAACCTGCTTTAGTTATTAATGAAATGATCAATATTACTAAAATATATAGTCCAGGTAATGCATATAAATTTGTAAATGGTATTTTAGATAAATTTAAAAGATAA